In a single window of the Pseudoxanthomonas sp. F37 genome:
- the trxA gene encoding thioredoxin TrxA, with protein MSDKVTHVGDADFDAAVLQSGEPVLVDFWAEWCGPCKMISPVLDELAETYGGKLKVAKVNVDENRATAIKYHVRSIPMLLLFKDGQIQATQIGAVGKGQLTQMIDKALGSQAA; from the coding sequence GTGAGCGACAAAGTGACCCACGTCGGCGATGCCGATTTCGACGCCGCCGTGCTGCAGTCCGGCGAGCCGGTGCTGGTGGACTTCTGGGCCGAATGGTGCGGCCCCTGCAAGATGATTTCGCCGGTCCTGGACGAACTGGCCGAGACCTACGGCGGCAAGCTGAAGGTCGCCAAGGTCAACGTGGACGAGAACCGCGCCACCGCCATCAAGTACCACGTGCGCTCCATCCCGATGCTGCTGCTGTTCAAGGACGGCCAGATCCAGGCCACCCAGATCGGCGCCGTCGGCAAGGGCCAGCTGACCCAGATGATCGACAAGGCCCTGGGCTCCCAGGCCGCCTGA
- the rhlB gene encoding ATP-dependent RNA helicase RhlB has protein sequence MSDKPLTDITFSSFDLHPALLAGLEGAGFSRCTPIQAMTLPVALAGRDVAGQAQTGTGKTLAFLVAVMNRLLSRPALAERKPEDPRALILAPTRELAIQIHKDAVKFGADLGLRFALVYGGVDYDKQRELLQKGVDVIIATPGRLIDYVKQHKVVSLHACEVCVLDEADRMFDLGFIKDIRFLLRRMPERTTRQTLLFSATLSHRVLELAYEHMNEPEKLVVETEFITAAKVRQKLYYPADEEKIPLLIGLLSRSEGARTMVFVNTKAFVERVARALERAGYRVGVLSGDVPQKKRESLLKKFQAGQLELLVATDVAARGLHIDGVSHVFNFDLPFDAEDYVHRIGRTARLGAEGDAISFACERYAMSLPDIEAYIEQKIPSEPVTAELLTALPRPERPKPAAGEEEESIGQIFREAREQKAADEERRGGGRKPGGAGGAGRREGGRREGPRSGEGKPRPPRAPRPPRPEGEAAAPVAQAAEVPRPEAAALPEGERKPRKRRRRRHGRPLEGAEGAVANAAPAAPRPVAAPGPADDNAGFLTRLGRKIRSLVSGN, from the coding sequence ATGAGCGACAAACCGTTAACCGACATCACGTTCTCCTCGTTCGACCTGCATCCGGCGCTGCTCGCCGGGCTGGAAGGCGCAGGTTTCTCCCGCTGCACGCCGATCCAGGCGATGACCTTGCCGGTCGCCCTGGCCGGTCGCGATGTGGCCGGCCAGGCGCAGACCGGCACCGGCAAGACGCTGGCATTCCTGGTGGCGGTGATGAACCGCCTGCTGAGCCGCCCGGCCCTGGCCGAGCGCAAGCCCGAGGATCCGCGCGCGCTGATCCTGGCGCCCACGCGCGAACTGGCCATCCAGATCCACAAGGACGCGGTGAAGTTCGGCGCCGACCTGGGCCTGCGCTTCGCCCTGGTCTACGGCGGCGTGGACTACGACAAGCAGCGCGAACTGCTGCAGAAGGGCGTGGACGTCATCATCGCCACCCCCGGCCGGCTGATCGACTACGTCAAGCAGCACAAGGTGGTCAGCCTGCACGCCTGCGAGGTGTGCGTGCTGGACGAAGCCGACCGCATGTTCGACCTGGGCTTCATCAAGGACATCCGTTTCCTGCTGCGGCGCATGCCCGAGCGCACCACGCGGCAGACGCTGCTGTTCTCGGCCACGCTGTCGCACCGCGTGCTGGAACTGGCGTACGAGCACATGAACGAGCCCGAGAAGCTCGTCGTCGAAACCGAGTTCATCACCGCGGCCAAGGTGCGGCAGAAGCTGTACTACCCGGCCGACGAGGAGAAGATCCCGCTGCTGATCGGCCTGCTGTCGCGCAGCGAGGGCGCGCGCACCATGGTGTTCGTCAACACCAAGGCCTTCGTCGAGCGCGTGGCGCGTGCGCTGGAGCGCGCCGGTTACCGCGTCGGCGTGCTGTCCGGCGACGTGCCGCAGAAGAAGCGCGAATCGCTGCTGAAGAAGTTCCAGGCCGGCCAGCTGGAGTTGCTGGTGGCCACCGACGTGGCCGCGCGCGGCCTGCACATCGACGGCGTGTCGCACGTGTTCAACTTCGACCTGCCGTTCGATGCCGAGGACTACGTGCACCGCATCGGCCGCACCGCCCGCCTGGGCGCCGAGGGCGATGCGATCAGCTTCGCCTGCGAGCGCTATGCGATGTCGCTGCCCGACATCGAGGCCTACATCGAGCAGAAGATCCCGTCCGAGCCGGTCACCGCGGAGCTGCTGACCGCGCTGCCGCGTCCGGAGCGCCCGAAGCCGGCCGCGGGCGAGGAAGAGGAGAGCATCGGCCAGATCTTCCGCGAGGCGCGCGAACAGAAGGCCGCCGACGAAGAACGCCGTGGGGGTGGCCGCAAGCCCGGTGGCGCCGGTGGTGCCGGTCGTCGCGAGGGCGGCCGCCGCGAAGGTCCGCGTTCGGGCGAGGGCAAGCCGCGCCCGCCGCGCGCACCGCGTCCGCCACGCCCCGAAGGCGAGGCTGCCGCGCCGGTGGCGCAGGCCGCCGAAGTGCCGCGTCCCGAGGCGGCCGCGCTGCCCGAAGGCGAGCGCAAGCCGCGCAAGCGCCGTCGCCGCCGTCATGGCCGCCCGCTGGAAGGGGCCGAGGGCGCCGTGGCGAATGCCGCGCCGGCCGCACCCAGGCCGGTCGCCGCACCCGGGCCCGCCGACGACAACGCGGGGTTCCTGACCCGGCTGGGCCGCAAGATCCGTTCGCTCGTCTCGGGCAACTGA
- the ftsE gene encoding cell division ATP-binding protein FtsE — MSVLRFENVSKQYPGGHAALEDVSFEVAEGEMLFVTGHSGAGKSTLLKLIHLSERPSRGAVVFGGRNLLKVRGGRIPLHRRQVGAVYQDHRLLTDRTVMENVSLPLILRGDRRGDIGKRVREVLARLGLGHRENALPTQLSAGEQQRVGIARAIVAEPRLLVADEPTGNLDPTLAAEIMSLFASMPERGTSVLVVSHDLSLLKRMKKRVLILDHGKLVDDISPADLAE, encoded by the coding sequence ATGAGCGTCCTGCGATTCGAAAACGTCAGCAAGCAATACCCCGGTGGCCACGCGGCGCTGGAGGATGTCAGCTTCGAAGTGGCCGAGGGCGAGATGCTGTTCGTCACCGGCCACTCCGGTGCGGGCAAGAGCACGCTGCTGAAGCTGATCCACCTGAGCGAGCGGCCCAGCCGCGGTGCGGTGGTGTTCGGCGGCAGGAACCTGCTGAAGGTGCGTGGCGGACGCATTCCGCTGCACCGTCGCCAGGTGGGCGCGGTCTACCAGGACCATCGCCTGCTCACCGACCGCACGGTGATGGAGAACGTATCGCTGCCGCTGATCCTGCGCGGCGACCGCCGTGGCGACATCGGCAAGCGGGTGCGCGAGGTGCTGGCGCGGCTGGGGCTTGGCCACCGGGAAAACGCGCTGCCCACCCAGCTGTCCGCCGGCGAGCAGCAGCGCGTGGGCATCGCCCGCGCGATCGTGGCCGAGCCGCGCCTGCTGGTGGCCGACGAGCCCACCGGCAACCTCGATCCGACGCTGGCGGCGGAGATCATGTCGCTGTTCGCGTCCATGCCCGAGCGGGGGACCAGCGTGCTGGTGGTCAGCCACGACCTGTCGCTGCTCAAGCGCATGAAGAAGCGCGTGCTGATCCTCGACCACGGCAAGCTGGTCGACGACATCTCCCCGGCGGACCTGGCCGAATGA
- the ftsX gene encoding permease-like cell division protein FtsX, which produces MSEAKNSRAQARSGAGIWLDQHLYSFVSSLGRAVRRPWATLLTVGVMAVAFALPLGLWLALQNVGHFAGDVQQSREIDLFLTPETPVARAQALAEALRARDDVARVELRTPEQGLAEFRQRSGLAGSLDLLEGNPLPAVLVVVPEGDEARLVAALEALPEADLLQHDAAWRERLAGWMGFGERLTWVLAALFGLGALLVVGNTVRLDIQSRREEIGVLQLLGASDGFIRRPFVYLGAWYGLAAGALALGLLTLAALALRDPLAALARSYGSPFALSGLDPLGAAAVVLAATAVGWLGAWLVTGHFLRQTRPTAT; this is translated from the coding sequence ATGAGCGAGGCGAAGAACAGCCGCGCGCAGGCGCGTTCCGGTGCGGGCATCTGGCTGGACCAGCATCTCTACAGTTTCGTGTCCAGCCTGGGACGCGCCGTGCGCCGCCCATGGGCCACGCTGCTGACGGTCGGCGTGATGGCGGTGGCGTTCGCGCTGCCGCTGGGGCTGTGGCTGGCATTGCAGAACGTGGGCCACTTCGCCGGCGACGTGCAGCAGTCGCGCGAGATCGACCTGTTCCTGACCCCCGAGACGCCGGTGGCGCGTGCGCAGGCGTTGGCCGAGGCGCTGCGTGCGCGCGACGACGTGGCCCGGGTGGAACTGCGCACGCCGGAGCAGGGCCTGGCGGAGTTCCGCCAGCGCAGCGGGCTGGCCGGCTCGCTGGACCTGCTGGAGGGCAATCCGCTGCCGGCCGTGCTGGTGGTGGTGCCCGAAGGCGACGAGGCAAGGCTGGTCGCCGCGCTGGAGGCGTTGCCGGAAGCCGATCTGCTCCAGCACGATGCGGCCTGGCGCGAGCGGCTGGCCGGCTGGATGGGGTTCGGTGAACGCCTGACCTGGGTGCTGGCCGCCCTGTTCGGCCTGGGTGCGTTGCTGGTGGTGGGCAATACCGTGCGGCTGGACATCCAGTCGCGGCGCGAGGAGATCGGCGTACTGCAGTTGCTCGGCGCCAGCGACGGTTTCATCCGCAGGCCCTTCGTCTACCTGGGGGCCTGGTACGGCCTGGCGGCCGGCGCGCTGGCCCTGGGGCTGCTGACGCTGGCCGCGCTGGCCCTGCGCGACCCGCTGGCCGCGCTGGCGCGCAGCTATGGCAGCCCGTTCGCGCTGTCCGGGCTGGACCCGCTGGGCGCGGCGGCCGTGGTGCTGGCGGCCACGGCCGTGGGCTGGCTGGGGGCATGGCTGGTGACCGGCCACTTCTTGCGTCAGACTCGCCCGACTGCCACCTGA
- a CDS encoding response regulator has protein sequence MAQELRHLISDAPRVMVVDGSKLVRKLIADVLQREVPGVQVIGCSSIAEARVALEQGEVHLVTTALALPDGDGLEIARSVREAAGQAYVPVIVVSGDAQQHLEERRFTEFVTDYFDKALGHEALAAFIRGYVQPEPVVGATILYIEDSRVVAETTRRMLERQSLNVVHVLKAEDAFALLTAESLGLSTHKFDLVLTDVILKGELSGRDIVQRIRVDFAYGKRRLPILVMTGDSNRDNQAELLQAGANDLVLKPIAERLLVTKVLFQLRLARMDESRALV, from the coding sequence ATGGCTCAAGAGCTCCGGCATCTGATCAGCGACGCGCCCCGCGTGATGGTGGTGGATGGGTCGAAGCTGGTGCGCAAGCTGATCGCCGACGTGCTGCAGCGCGAAGTACCGGGCGTGCAGGTGATCGGCTGTTCCAGCATCGCCGAGGCCCGCGTTGCGCTGGAGCAGGGCGAAGTGCACCTGGTCACCACCGCCCTGGCGCTGCCCGACGGCGACGGATTGGAGATCGCGCGCAGCGTGCGCGAGGCGGCGGGCCAGGCCTACGTGCCGGTGATCGTGGTGTCGGGCGATGCCCAGCAGCACCTGGAGGAGCGCCGCTTCACCGAGTTCGTCACCGACTACTTCGACAAGGCCCTGGGCCACGAGGCGCTGGCGGCCTTCATCCGCGGCTACGTGCAGCCCGAGCCGGTGGTGGGTGCGACGATCCTCTACATCGAGGACAGCCGCGTGGTGGCCGAGACCACGCGGCGCATGCTGGAGCGGCAGTCGCTCAACGTGGTGCACGTGTTGAAGGCGGAGGACGCCTTCGCTCTGCTCACCGCCGAATCGCTGGGCCTGTCCACGCACAAGTTCGACCTGGTGCTGACCGACGTGATCCTGAAAGGAGAGCTGAGCGGGCGCGACATCGTGCAGCGCATCCGCGTGGATTTCGCCTACGGCAAGCGGCGCCTGCCGATCCTGGTGATGACCGGCGACAGCAACCGCGACAACCAGGCCGAGTTGCTGCAGGCCGGCGCCAACGACCTGGTGCTGAAGCCGATCGCCGAGCGCCTGCTGGTGACCAAGGTGTTGTTCCAGCTGCGCCTGGCGCGCATGGACGAATCGCGCGCGCTGGTCTGA
- the ung gene encoding uracil-DNA glycosylase produces the protein MTEADRIRLEPSWKARIGDWLQRPEMRELSAFLRQRKAAGARIYPPGPQIFAAFDATPFDAVKVVILGQDPYHGPGQAHGLCFSVLPGVPVPPSLANIFKELNADLGIAPPDHGCLLPWARQGVLLLNAVLTVEEGRAGAHQGKGWEGFTDHAIETLAREREGLVFLLWGSYAQAKGKVIDTRRHRVLRAPHPSPLSAHRGFLGCGHFSATNQYLTQRGQVPIDWRLPPRDQLAL, from the coding sequence ATGACCGAGGCAGACCGCATCAGGCTGGAGCCTTCCTGGAAGGCGCGCATCGGCGACTGGCTGCAGCGTCCGGAGATGCGCGAGCTGTCCGCCTTCCTGCGCCAGCGCAAGGCCGCGGGCGCGCGCATCTACCCGCCGGGACCGCAGATCTTCGCGGCCTTCGACGCCACGCCGTTCGACGCGGTGAAGGTAGTGATCCTGGGGCAGGATCCCTACCACGGTCCCGGGCAGGCGCACGGACTGTGCTTCTCGGTGCTGCCGGGCGTGCCGGTGCCGCCGTCGCTGGCGAACATCTTCAAGGAACTCAATGCCGACCTGGGTATCGCGCCGCCGGACCATGGCTGCCTGCTGCCGTGGGCGCGCCAGGGCGTGCTGTTGCTCAATGCCGTGCTGACGGTCGAGGAAGGACGCGCCGGCGCCCACCAGGGCAAGGGCTGGGAAGGCTTCACCGACCACGCCATCGAGACGCTGGCGCGTGAGCGCGAAGGGTTGGTGTTCCTGCTGTGGGGCAGCTACGCGCAGGCCAAGGGCAAGGTGATCGACACGCGTCGCCACCGCGTGCTGCGCGCCCCGCATCCCTCGCCGTTGTCGGCGCACCGCGGCTTCCTGGGCTGTGGGCATTTCAGTGCGACCAACCAGTACCTGACGCAGCGCGGGCAGGTGCCGATCGACTGGCGGTTGCCGCCGCGCGACCAGCTGGCGCTCTGA
- a CDS encoding DUF2059 domain-containing protein yields MSYLTSTTARALPRLLFALALLASAPVFAAEPTDADIDRLLKASRAESLLAGVVPQMEAVQQQEFDKHFAGKEMTEEQKAEVARIQAKTREIVRKALSWEQMRPVYLDVYKKTYTREDVRAITKFYESAAGQRMLDKNPALMQNIMTAVQQKMVPMLDELQAEIKNIPVTPPPPVSPPQKRRRTR; encoded by the coding sequence ATGTCCTACCTCACGTCGACCACGGCCCGCGCCCTGCCGCGCCTCCTGTTCGCCCTCGCCCTGCTGGCGTCCGCGCCGGTCTTCGCCGCCGAGCCCACCGATGCCGACATCGACCGCCTGCTGAAGGCGTCCCGCGCCGAAAGCCTGCTGGCCGGCGTGGTCCCGCAGATGGAGGCGGTGCAGCAGCAGGAGTTCGACAAGCATTTCGCCGGCAAGGAAATGACCGAGGAACAGAAGGCCGAGGTGGCGCGCATCCAGGCCAAGACCCGGGAGATCGTGCGCAAGGCACTGTCGTGGGAGCAAATGCGCCCGGTGTACCTGGACGTCTACAAGAAGACCTACACGCGCGAGGATGTGCGCGCGATCACCAAATTCTACGAAAGCGCCGCCGGCCAGCGCATGCTGGACAAGAACCCGGCGCTGATGCAGAACATCATGACCGCCGTGCAGCAGAAGATGGTGCCGATGCTGGATGAGCTGCAGGCCGAGATCAAGAACATCCCGGTCACGCCACCGCCCCCGGTTTCGCCACCGCAGAAGCGGCGCCGTACGCGCTGA
- the arfB gene encoding alternative ribosome rescue aminoacyl-tRNA hydrolase ArfB, which produces MGSTALEITPTLSIPDDELVERFVRASGAGGQNVNKVATAVELRFDVAGSPSLPDALRERLLSKRDRRLTDEGVLVIDAQRFRTQDRNRQDARERLAALIAAALVVPKKRIATKPSRAAKARRLDAKRERSQVKRGRSQKNQWE; this is translated from the coding sequence ATGGGGAGCACCGCACTCGAAATCACGCCGACGCTGTCGATACCCGACGACGAACTCGTCGAACGGTTCGTGCGCGCCAGCGGCGCGGGCGGGCAGAACGTCAACAAGGTGGCCACGGCGGTGGAATTGCGCTTCGACGTGGCGGGTTCGCCGTCGCTGCCGGACGCCCTGCGCGAGCGCCTGCTGTCCAAGCGCGACCGCCGCCTCACCGACGAGGGCGTGCTGGTGATCGACGCGCAGCGCTTCCGTACGCAGGACCGCAACCGGCAGGACGCGCGCGAGCGCCTGGCCGCGCTGATCGCCGCCGCGCTGGTGGTGCCGAAAAAGCGCATCGCCACCAAGCCTTCGCGCGCCGCGAAGGCGCGCCGGCTGGACGCCAAGCGCGAGCGCAGCCAGGTCAAGCGCGGCCGTTCGCAGAAGAACCAATGGGAGTAA
- a CDS encoding lysophospholipid acyltransferase family protein, producing the protein MPQVPPNRFTRWMGRTFLRVSGWKIVGTLPDIPKLVMIVAPHSSNWDGIWGMAAKIAMGFQVRVLGKAQLFWWPLSPLLRKLGVVPVDRSSPQGTVEQAVRMIRQSDRMWFALTPEGTRKRVDKWKGGFLKIAQQAQVPILMAYFHYPEKTIGIGEVYYPTGDMDADMAAIRAWYRPWQGKNRGTV; encoded by the coding sequence ATGCCGCAGGTGCCGCCCAACCGCTTCACCCGCTGGATGGGCCGCACCTTCCTGCGCGTGTCCGGCTGGAAGATCGTCGGCACGCTGCCGGACATCCCCAAGCTGGTGATGATCGTGGCGCCGCATTCGTCCAACTGGGACGGCATCTGGGGAATGGCGGCGAAGATCGCGATGGGCTTCCAGGTGCGCGTGCTGGGCAAGGCGCAGCTGTTCTGGTGGCCGCTGTCGCCGCTGCTGCGCAAGCTGGGCGTGGTGCCGGTGGATCGCAGCTCGCCGCAGGGCACGGTGGAACAGGCGGTCCGCATGATCCGCCAGTCCGACAGGATGTGGTTCGCGTTGACGCCGGAAGGCACCCGCAAGCGCGTGGACAAGTGGAAGGGCGGCTTCCTGAAGATCGCCCAGCAGGCGCAGGTGCCCATCCTGATGGCGTATTTCCACTACCCCGAGAAGACCATCGGCATCGGCGAGGTGTACTACCCCACCGGGGACATGGACGCCGACATGGCCGCGATCCGCGCGTGGTACCGGCCGTGGCAGGGAAAGAACCGCGGCACGGTGTGA